The following are encoded together in the Candidatus Zixiibacteriota bacterium genome:
- the cutA gene encoding divalent-cation tolerance protein CutA: MHTIRVVLITVPADEAKEMALEIVKRRLAACVNIVSKVESIFWWDDEVQTSQECLLIVKTTQLMLERLIDHVVEAHPYDLPEIIALPVTEGLPDYINWVLDETGKEAGSA, from the coding sequence ATGCATACGATCAGGGTTGTTCTCATTACCGTCCCCGCTGACGAGGCAAAAGAGATGGCGCTCGAAATAGTCAAGAGACGCCTTGCAGCCTGCGTCAACATTGTCTCCAAAGTCGAATCAATTTTTTGGTGGGATGACGAAGTCCAAACCTCGCAGGAATGTCTACTCATAGTTAAGACGACGCAATTGATGCTCGAACGGCTTATTGACCATGTCGTCGAAGCTCATCCCTATGATCTTCCTGAAATTATCGCGCTTCCGGTAACCGAAGGCCTTCCCGATTATATTAACTGGGTGCTTGACGAGACCGGGAAAGAGGCCGGTTCCGCGTAA
- the glyA gene encoding serine hydroxymethyltransferase yields MSYLREADPEIFAAIAKETTRQSRKLELIASENFVSEAVLEAAGGVMTNKYAEGYPGKRYYGGCEYVDIAENLARNRAKELFGCEHVNVQPHSGSNANMAAYFTVLKPGDKVMGLDLSHGGHLTHGHPINFSGILYNFTGYQVDRETETIDYDRLLALAREVRPKMIVAGASAYPRTWDFERIRQACDEVGAYMMVDIAHIAGLVAAKLHPSPIHLADFVTTTTHKTLRGPRGGMVMCKEKYAADLDRTVMPGLQGGPLMHIIAAKAVAFKEALTPAFNAYQKRIIENAKALAAALKAKGYKIVTGGTDTHLLLVSFIGVEKLTGKKVEIALDKAGITVNKNTVPFDPEKPFVTSGIRIGTPAITTRGMGISEMSVIAEFIDRAIKNRTDDAILESISNEVADFCEKFPLYQERLQEV; encoded by the coding sequence AGCCGACCCTGAGATATTCGCAGCCATTGCCAAGGAGACGACCCGCCAATCGCGAAAACTCGAACTGATTGCATCTGAGAATTTTGTCTCTGAGGCTGTCCTCGAAGCCGCAGGCGGTGTCATGACTAACAAATACGCCGAAGGTTACCCCGGCAAGCGATACTATGGCGGATGCGAGTACGTCGATATTGCCGAAAACCTCGCCCGAAACCGCGCCAAAGAATTATTTGGCTGTGAGCACGTTAATGTTCAGCCTCATTCAGGCTCAAACGCCAATATGGCCGCTTACTTTACCGTACTCAAACCCGGTGATAAAGTGATGGGGCTCGATTTGTCTCATGGGGGCCATCTCACCCACGGCCATCCTATCAATTTTTCAGGGATACTCTACAATTTCACCGGATATCAGGTCGACCGCGAAACAGAAACGATTGACTATGACCGCCTGCTTGCGCTGGCGCGCGAAGTCAGACCCAAAATGATTGTGGCTGGAGCATCGGCCTATCCACGAACATGGGATTTTGAGAGAATCCGCCAGGCCTGCGACGAAGTCGGCGCATATATGATGGTCGATATTGCCCACATTGCCGGTCTTGTTGCCGCAAAACTCCATCCATCCCCGATTCATCTTGCCGACTTTGTGACGACTACCACCCACAAAACCCTTCGTGGCCCGCGAGGTGGGATGGTGATGTGCAAAGAAAAATACGCCGCTGATTTAGACCGGACGGTTATGCCCGGCCTCCAAGGCGGACCGCTCATGCATATCATCGCCGCCAAAGCGGTTGCCTTCAAAGAAGCCCTGACACCGGCCTTCAATGCCTATCAAAAGCGAATCATCGAAAACGCAAAAGCCCTTGCAGCTGCCTTGAAAGCCAAAGGCTACAAAATTGTCACCGGCGGAACAGACACCCATCTGCTCCTTGTTTCGTTCATTGGCGTAGAGAAATTGACTGGCAAAAAAGTAGAGATTGCTCTTGATAAAGCGGGGATAACGGTGAACAAAAATACGGTACCCTTTGATCCGGAAAAACCGTTTGTCACGAGTGGTATTCGTATCGGCACACCTGCAATAACTACACGTGGAATGGGGATTTCGGAAATGTCGGTCATCGCCGAGTTCATAGACAGAGCCATCAAAAACCGCACTGATGATGCAATTTTGGAGTCGATCTCGAACGAGGTTGCGGACTTCTGCGAAAAATTTCCGCTCTATCAAGAACGGTTACAGGAAGTATAA